The Watersipora subatra chromosome 1, tzWatSuba1.1, whole genome shotgun sequence genome has a window encoding:
- the LOC137393284 gene encoding queuosine 5'-phosphate N-glycosylase/hydrolase-like has product MPDALGPRESAQIISNNSRYVTISPDAINVMSGDLLEEIRRNPEYIHFKGWKAHALNPKTCDDRAVNWIFLVDALNFSFWSSDSDKKYCVSYKGKTYTGYWSMCAAINRAIDEGIPITSALYCKELSLKEARRVFRSDSETDLPMLEQRVKVMNDIGTVLLSKYDGKFTNCILQAVGNAQMLLASVVKSFPCFKDEGVFNGKNVSFYKRAQILVADIWACFEGNGLGNFSDIDSITMFADYRIPQTLVYFGVMRYENELLELLEADHLFENGDLMEMEIRGVSVWAVELLVKRMKELLKENSIEIKINAILLDHFLWDYRREHEAETKHIPFHKVRCIYY; this is encoded by the coding sequence ATGCCGGACGCACTAGGACCACGTGAATCTGCACAGATTATTAGCAACAATAGTCGTTATGTTACGATTTCTCCCGATGCCATCAACGTGATGTCTGGAGATTTGCTTGAGGAAATCAGAAGAAATCCGGAATATATCCACTTTAAAGGATGGAAAGCTCACGCCCTTAATCCAAAGACTTGTGATGATAGAGCAGTCAATTGGATATTTCTTGTGGATGCGTTAAACTTCTCATTTTGGAGCTCGGACAGCGATAAAAAATACTGCGTGAGCTACAAAGGAAAGACTTACACTGGCTACTGGTCAATGTGCGCGGCCATAAACAGGGCAATTGATGAGGGGATACCTATAACCTCAGCTCTTTATTGTAAGGAGTTAAGTTTGAAGGAAGCGAGGCGAGTCTTTCGTTCTGACAGTGAGACAGACCTACCCATGCTTGAGCAGAGAGTAAAGGTAATGAACGATATAGGAACAGTCCTTCTCAGCAAGTATGACGGGAAATTCACCAACTGTATCCTACAAGCTGTCGGAAATGCACAGATGTTGCTAGCGAGTGTCGTGAAATCTTTTCCTTGTTTTAAAGATGAAGGAGTTTTTAATGGAAAAAATGTTTCTTTCTACAAACGCGCACAAATATTAGTGGCTGATATATGGGCATGCTTTGAAGGGAATGGCCTCGGTAACTTCTCGGACATTGACAGTATCACCATGTTCGCCGACTACAGGATCCCTCAAACGTTGGTTTACTTCGGAGTTATGCGATATGAGAATGAACTGCTCGAGTTGCTAGAAGCGGATCACCTTTTTGAGAATGGCGACctcatggaaatggaaataaggGGGGTATCTGTGTGGGCTGTTGAACTTTTGGTGAAGCGAATGAAGGAACTGCTTAAAGAAAATTctatagaaataaaaataaatgccaTCCTACTAGATCACTTTCTCTGGGATTACCGACGCGAGCATGAGGCTGAGACGAAGCACATACCATTTCACAAAGTGCGCTGCATATACTATTGA